One Eubacterium sp. AB3007 genomic window, GCGTTGTTTCCGAATCCCTATGTGGCGGAGAGGGTGGGATTCGAACCCACGGTTCTTACGAACACCGGTTTTCAAGACCGGCACCATCAACCACTCGGACACCTCTCCATGATAGCGGTGATTCGTAAAAAAATGGTGACCCATCGGAGATTCGAACTCCGGACACCTTGATTAAAAGTCAAGTGCTCTGCCACCTGAGCTAATGGGTCAGATTTGGCTGGGGTAGCAGGGATCGAACCTACGCATAAGGGAGTCAAAGTCCCTTGCCTTACCACTTGGCTATACCCCACTATCCAATGTTGAAAAAAATTGGTGAGCCCGCAGAGATTCGAACTCTGGACACACGGCTTAGAAGGCCGTTGCTCTATCCAGCTGAGCTACGAGCCCACACTCGTGGAGCGGATGATGAGAATCGAACTCACGCCATCAGCTTGGAAGGCTGAGGTTCTACCATTGAACTACATCCGCATAAAATGGAGCGGAAGACGAGATTCGAACTCGCGACCCTCGCCTTGGCAAGGCGATGCTCTACCCCTGAGCCACTTCCGCATATTTGGTCGAGGGAGATGGATTCGAACCATCGTAGGCGTAGCCAACGGATTTACAGTCCGCCCCCTTTAGCCACTCGGGCATCCCTCGATATTATTGGATAATGTAGAGTATCAGACTCTACTCCAACTATTCAATTGTCATGGAGCTGGCGGAGGGAATCGAACCCCCAACCTGCTGATTACAAATCAGCTGCTCTACCGTTGAGCCACGCCAGCGGGTTGGCGACCAAGACGAGGCTCGAACTCGTGACCTCCAGCGTGACAGGCTGGCATTCTAACCAACTGAACTACTTGGCCATATGTCTGCGCCATGTTTGTCATTTTCTCGGCACAGTTAGTAACTATACAGTAAAAACTGCGTTTTGTCAACGGCTTTTTGAAAACTTTTTTGAAAAATTTTCGGTTCGTTGTCATATAGTCGTTAAAATGCCCTATTCTATTCTTGGTACCAGCACATCGCGCCTACACTCTCCCATTAGCTGTACAGCCCCTGCCGTCACTCCGTCCAGTTCTTCTCTGATGGCCTTTGCATCATCAGGGTCACAGACAAGATCGAAACAGACTACATCCGTATACTGGATATTCTCGATCCTCACATCTGCTCCACTCGTCCCCGCACCAAACACATGGCTCTGAACCTTGTTAAAGGCTTTGTAATCGATTTTGAATGAGAAAACGGCCATTTCCTCAACATCACCAATTCCGGCGGCGAGAACGCCGATTTTGGCGCTGCTGGTATAGGCTCTCACAAGGCCCCCCGTCCCTAGTTTGATCCCGCCAAAATAACGGGTCACCATCAGGGCAACATTGGTCAGTCCTTCTGCCGCCAGATACTGGACCATGGGAGCCCCGGAAGTTCCCTGGGGTTCTCCATCATCACTGGCCCACTGGATCTGGGCTTTGTCGCCCAGCACCAGCGCAGGCACATTGTGGGTGGCATCGCGGTAGGTCTTGCGAATCTCCTCAAAAAACAGATCTGCCTCTTCTCTCGTCTCCACAGGTCGGACATGGGTGATGAACCGGGATCGTTCGATAGTCTGTTCCGCCTCCCCCGGCCCCGTTACCGTGCTGTATCGTCTCATTCCTCTACCTCGTATTCCTTCAGCCTTCCCTGATCCTCTCCCGACACTTCTGCCTTGAGAAACGTTCCCTCCGCCCGGTACTCGGTATCCAGTACCCGGGCTTTCTCGTTCAGGTACGCTACCACACTCCCTTTGTCATAGGGAATCAGGTAAGAGCAGACACTGGTCGCAAAGACCCGGTCGATGATCACCGCCAGCAGTTCGTCCATTCCCTCCCCGGTCCTGGCAGACACAAAGCAATTGGTGGTGCCGGGGGATGGCACCTGCATCTGCGGGGCGATGTCGATCTTGTTGAAGACCATCACCTTCTCCTTGCCGCCTGCGCCGATCTCTCCAAGGACCTTGTTGGTAACCGCGATCTGCATGTCATTATCCTGAAAAGAAGCATCCACTACGTGGAGCAGCAGGTCCGCCTCGGTGACTTCCTCCAGCGTTGCCTTGAATGCGTCCACCAGCGAGTGAGGCAACCGGCTCACAAAACCGACCGTATCCACCAGAATGAACTCGTGGTTTGCATCAGGACGGATGCTCCTCTGCTGTGTATCCAGCGTGGCAAAGAGCATGTCCTTCTCTCGTACTGTCTTTTCTTCCTTGTCTACCTGGGAAAGGAAGCGGTTCATCAGAGCGGATTTCCCGGAATTGGTGTACCCTACCAGGGCAACCACGGGGATCCCGGAGCGCGTACGCCTGGAGCGCTGCACCCGACGGTTTTTCTTGACCTTGGCCAGTTCTGCGCGGATATCATCCATCCTTCGTTCG contains:
- a CDS encoding YigZ family protein, which produces MRRYSTVTGPGEAEQTIERSRFITHVRPVETREEADLFFEEIRKTYRDATHNVPALVLGDKAQIQWASDDGEPQGTSGAPMVQYLAAEGLTNVALMVTRYFGGIKLGTGGLVRAYTSSAKIGVLAAGIGDVEEMAVFSFKIDYKAFNKVQSHVFGAGTSGADVRIENIQYTDVVCFDLVCDPDDAKAIREELDGVTAGAVQLMGECRRDVLVPRIE
- the hflX gene encoding GTPase HflX, translated to MLRFSEDNQVLEEERPRAILVGLALSEDITYSMEELRGLAGAACVEVIGETIQSLPRPNTATLIGKGKVEEITELVDSMEADLVIFNDELTGMQLRNLEEAFGVKVIDRTILILDIFAARAETAEGKLQVELAQLAYRMPRLTGMGKALSRLGGGIGTRGPGEKKLETDRRHIERRMDDIRAELAKVKKNRRVQRSRRTRSGIPVVALVGYTNSGKSALMNRFLSQVDKEEKTVREKDMLFATLDTQQRSIRPDANHEFILVDTVGFVSRLPHSLVDAFKATLEEVTEADLLLHVVDASFQDNDMQIAVTNKVLGEIGAGGKEKVMVFNKIDIAPQMQVPSPGTTNCFVSARTGEGMDELLAVIIDRVFATSVCSYLIPYDKGSVVAYLNEKARVLDTEYRAEGTFLKAEVSGEDQGRLKEYEVEE